The window ACAATTTTTCTCCAAATTTTAGGCCATCAATGTATCAATAAAGCAACTGGTTAGTCTTGCAAAAAAATTACACATGAACATCAACAAATTCATTGCTGAACCCAAAAGCAAATTTGACTAGTTGATGGAACATCTACAAGGTCAGGCCATCACCCATAAAACAGTAGAGCAGTGACCTCAAGTGAATCAATCACTCCAGTCCCTCCAAAGATGCCTATTTAATCCTTTGTTCGTTATTCCAACTCCTGTTATAAAGATCATGACTGTGGCAAGTAAGATGGAAATCAATGATTTGATGGAAGCGGACTTAAGGTGGATCTGTTCTTCAATTGAAGTTCTCTCAAGTTGAAAGTCTACATGCTTATAATTCTCTGTCTTGATTCAGACATTCTCTAATAAAGTCCAACAATTTACTTCACCTAGCAGGATTATACTAGAATTACCTCCCCTCAGACTCAATGAAAAAGGTTATATTTTATAGGAAGAACTGCTAAACCATGGCAATGACCAGGCCTTTATTGATTCACACTAATTATATGAGGGCAAAGCAGTTCTTGTTGTACAAAATTGTCCATGGTCCAAGAGGACAACATCCTATGATAATACACTTTCAGAATCGACCCAAATATTGGAGTCTAGGAGTATACTATTGCAGTTGCTTTCTCCTCCTTGctcaaaatgataaaaatagttgaaTAAGTCTACTTTAAAAGATTATATTAATAATATAATAGCTCTGCAAGTGGATATTATAGTACACTGAAAATCAACAACAGATATTATAACCCATTAAATACTAGCTTCTTTTTTGGAAGCATTTGCTCTCACTTTATATCATTGGAATCACAAATATTTGACGTATGATGGCCCCCATGCTCTTACTGTACTTCATATGAAGAATATGGCTTTAGCTCTACTGCAAATTTCAAGGCATACAGGATTTTCCAAGATGAGGGAGGCCGCATACAGAATTGTATTATGTGGATTAAAAGAAGAGGCTGCCTACCATTCTCTTTTTGTTGTGCACAATATACAAAAATATTTGGTATTTCTTTTCTGGACATTGGTGTTTGGGGCTATGTCTCCAAACTGAAGGAATTTCTCAATGTGGTTGTATGTCGCTTTTGGAGCAAAAGGCTATATGTTTTGGCTGTTGGGATTGTTAAAACATCTTGGATCtttgaagaaaaggaaacaatagACTTATGAAGGAAAAGGTAGAGATTTCTTAAGGTTATGCAAGTATGTTTCTCGCTCATTGTGGGATATTATGGAAAACCTCATTACATGCAGATAATTTGGAGAAGTGGGTAGAAGGGCTTTTGGAATAGACCTGAACTTCCATCCTTTGGGACTAAATAtttgcatttttgtacttcaCATAAGCACTTCAAAGACAATGATCATGTACAGTCCAGATTTTCTCATGAATAAAATCACATCACTGCTTcttatccccaaaaaaaagcATAATCTCTAGTTCTCTACTTACTCAAATaaaataaggttttttttttgaggtgggggggggggggggagggggcagaTAAATTTCCCATTAGCTTTTAGATTTCATGCTAATCTACTATGCCAGAAGATCAATACAGTTTTGCAAAGAACTCATGCCAGTGACCTTGAATAATAAAACTACTAATGCATAATagaagataaaaaggaaaataacacATAgtggaaagaaggaaagatgCCAAATAAAATTGCACttctaagaaaaaggaaatgaatAAGATTGACATCATTATGGGAGACAATTCCTAACATGGCTAATTTCCTATGCAACACATCCATATAAATTTGTTATTCAAAGTTCTATTCACTTGTTGCAAAAGCAGAACAAAATGAGAGTCTAGACTGTGTACTTGCCTGGAGCACAACAGAATTTATGATATCTGCATATCTGACAGCCAAATTGAGTGACATACACCTAGCTGGAGCAATTGCATAGCATCTAACCCTCTTCCTGTCTATGTTACCCAGTTTGTCCCTATTCTGCACCACCACCATTGTTAACAATGCAGCTACCCCTGACCCCAGAGAATGTCCAGTGAAAGTTAAGGTATAATTCGGGTACTTCTCTACTAACTCCCTAAGAAGCTCACACTCAGCATCCAGAATCCAAACAGCTGCATTCAAGAGCCCATTATGGACATACCCACCATCGAATTTCCTCTGCCCGAGTTTATTATCCAGTAGAACAGCATAATCGCTCTCCTTCCCCATATTAAGGCCTCTAATTGTGAGAACGATATCGGCATTGTCATGATCGAGGTAGATTATGTATGAAGGGGCACGGCCATGGATTTCTTCATCAGTCTTGCGCAGAATTACCCAATCAGGATTGATTCTGTATCCACCGGGAGGAGCCCATAGCGGGTGTCGAAGATCGTCTTCATAGCCAGCAAGAATCAACCGGCAGAGGCGAGGAACGGGCTCAAATTCTTCTGCAGTTGCAAGGCCCCAGTTCTCGCTGTCATGGCCACCAGAGTGCAGGCATCGCTTCCACGCCCAGCGAGCACATGCAAGGCAGTATACACATTCAAGGAGTGGGAGACCGCAAATAATCGACATTGATGATTATGAATCTCGCATGTTAACAGAGATTGAAGAATCCAGATCCAGTTAGAGTTGTCGACTTCAGTGAACGATTTTGTTAAGCTGAAATGTCTAAACAGAACTGATTTGGAGACGAAGGGAACAAACTGGGAATTCAGATATGGGCTTTTGGAATTGGATGGAAGAATTAAACTGGAgtccacaagaagaagaactcgAGCAGCAGAACCAAGATCTCAAACACTTAAATGGACCAATACAACATAATACAAGAAAGTGATCACCAACCAAAATACAGGACTATACAGTAACTCAACCTGCCACCGACAACCCACCGGGGGAGGAGAGTCGAAAGTAAACAGGAACTCAAGCAGCTGAATATAGGATTTTataacagaggaaagagaaaacagTTGGGGTTGCGCAGAAAAGGAATCTGTACAAAAAACAAACGAAAGCTTGGGTTCTACAGACAGGAGATTTTATGAGAATGGAAGATAGAAATTTTACTATCTGGTAGGATATTGAATTATTGAATAAGGTTTATGAGAAAGAGATAATTTTGGAAAACTCAAAATGAAAGGTAGCTGAGACTGATCAAGGAAACTTTGATTTGGGTATTCGAATAGGAATAAGATTAGGGTTTTCTGGACAAGAAAACTGTAGGAACATTGAGGTTCAGCCGCCGATAATCATAACCTTCACGAATGATTCCTTATTCgagaagaaaataacaaagCTGACATCGAATATGGAAGAAGCGTAAACTAGTAAAGCACTAATTCTATACGAAAATTGCAGGGGTTTTGGACACCAGTGATGGGTTTTTGTCTGGTTTTTTAAAATGTCTAGTCTTGATGGGACCCTGAGCTAAAAACTCGATTTAAGGAGAGAGCTATGAAGGAGACCTGCAAGTCAAAAGCTTCACACTGGGTGTTGGGTCCCTTGGAAATATAATCAAAACGACTGCCAGATTGTAGAAAACTTACATGATCAGAGCTTGGAAGGCATTGTGGAAAGTCATTATCAGCTTCTTGGCAAAATAGGGTAATTGGGTAAATTGAAGAAGAATCGTTCACTGTGTTCAAAGGATTCAAATCAAAAGCCTTCACCCTTTACTGTGTCAACCTGTCAAAAACTTTTCAACAAGTTCCTTCTTGAGTCTTTGATTCTTGAAACTCCTAACGGGAACAGATTAAATGGCGTGGTTTTCACTTATGTTGACAGATCAAACAGATCcttaaaatggaaaaatggaaaaatagcTTTTTCTGAATGGATTTTAACATTAAAATTTTGGTCCATCATCAGATGAGGGGAGTTGCTACGCGTGCTTTGCATGCccgttggaacttggaagttggaacggTAGGTTGGTACTACGAGAGCAAAGACCATTTGTTGCATCTGTTAATCAAACACGTCGTCACCCATCTACAAGCTCAGTTTGGTGAGAGAAAaatagcctctctctctctctccttgaaaAGTGAGTTTCTTACGGTTTAAGTAAGCGGAATTGGCAATGGAATCAGCTTCCATGGATTGAATTCGATTCTCCTCCAGCCTACTGGTGTCAAACGGTGGATTCggcctggtttttttttttttaaataactctgtttttcctattttgttttgtttgaacCTATGTAAATGAactcattaagttgggataaggctgagtttatttttaatgttgttgttattattaaaagaagaaaatgattatCATTGAAGTCAATGAATAACTAGTCACCGAGAAGATAACTATTAtcgaaatcacaaaatgaatcCTACTATGAAATTAGTCATTTACTATCTAACTAATATAGTGAACAAGGAGATCATTGGAAGCATTATCATAAATCAAATTCtctattcataacctcatactcattgatttgtaacaattctcCTTACAACCTTtctaactaatattgaaatcaatggataatcatttttcttatttttaactTTATACTTAATGATTTTTAATTGGTTTCATTTAGTTCGATTTTCGATTTGGATATCGGTCGGTCCGATCCGGTCCGATTTTTAGCTTGTCCCAGTctaccccagtccaaaaccaatccgatAAGGATCAGTTCGGTTCGgtccaggttttttttttgttagtttcGATCGGTCTTAACAGTTcggactaggttttgacacccttactctaGTCGTGGTGgtagctggaggatccagcccaaccaaaacagaggtgtttgggtcatttcacaggtgacCCCCCCTattttggctgggctggatcctctagCTCCTGCCACAACTAGAGGAGAGCCAGAGGTCCCCATGAATTCCGAATCCGATTCAACTGAATTGggaaggattttcatcctctcaagtgcagacCCTGCCCAATGCACATTTAAAGTGCATTTGATGGGCACTGCACTTAAGAGGATACAAATCCAAGAACATGTTCTTCGCCACCTTCGGATGCAATTCAAAGATGCATTAGAcagtgcactgcacttgagaagataaaaattggATTGGGAATGGGTTGATTTGAATATGATTCagattcatcaaatcaaagTTGTGCCATGTGGAGAGATGATGTGGTAAATTAAATCATTTGATATCAATAAAATGttctacaaatttttttttttttaaggtaaacAAATGTTCTACATTGGTTGTGTagaatttcaaactcaaatttaTTTATGGGCATAACCGCAAAAGATCGCTGTCAGGCTATTGCACAAGTGtagagccaatgagagtgtgtaGGAGCATCAactagggttggattttttcaTCTCAtagggtggaatggtcattttacACGatcatgtgtttgggcacaggtgTATGCAGCCTAAGAGAGATCTTTTACCTTTATTTTATATACTTCCCATGTATTGGCATATGTCTCTATTCTTTTTCTATCACTCATTCACTCGTTTTCAATAAGTTTTATTCTCCCATTAATTTTTAAAGCTTTACTTTACTACATTGATAACtctatttgatcgatgacaaTATGACATACAAGGTCTCATAACATGGAATCAGGGATTGAATCAGTTGCTATCGATTTCAATCCAGATcgatcccaaaaaccctagaattcacCTTCGTATTAAAAAAACTTCTTgatcgattccaatccaaatcaatcaattcacctattcaattcttgatttttgaaaccatgatGACAGGTGAGCAGCAATGGAACTTTGGAGTCAATACATCCAAAACATTTCAGCCCCATCTACCAGATGATAGATATCTCTACCATCCAAGAAAActactttcttttttctatcaccaaaaacaaaaaaaaaaatggattttttctTGTAACTATATTATATCAATTTACTGAGGAAAGTTTCATTGAAAAGTTTCTAAAAGACCTCAAGATGAGTCATCTAGAGGATCCTTAAATTGGGTTGGACCAGGTGGAATAAAAATTCTTGAAGGAAAAGGAATTTAAATATAGGATACCTTGTATTGCAATGCAACTGGTGGAGGATTTGCTAGATATACCTTACCTTGGACCTCTTAGCATTAGTGCATGACTCagttttttttgtcattttaattCTAAGGAAATAGATCCAATTGtttccatattttattttgttggaaTGTGTGGTTGAGACTTGaaagattagaagaagatgaGTGAAGGTTTCCATCCTAACTTTGTAAGTCAAAACTAATACAAAGTTAATTGAAAAGGGTTACTTGAGAGAGGGTTATAGTATCGGATGATCCAAAAAAAACTAGCTTTAAATATGTGGTCAGTTGCTTCTGATTTAACCATGCAAACTTCATGCGAAAGATACTCACACCATATGAGATCTATCTATACGCAAAAAACAGAAATCatgaaattttgggttttttttagtTGGGTCAGCTTACCTTAAATGCCGCATGAGactttgaatatatatatatatatagagagagagagagagagagagagagagaggggggagctACTACTATAGAGAGAAAAAGGTGGAGGTGGGGGAAGGGGGAGAAAGGAGGGAAGAGAGGCTGAGGTGGTGTCTTAAAACACAAGGTGAAGACAGGAGAGTCGAACTGGTTTTTCTTAGGATGCCTGCAAAGTATTGGCAAGATATCAACCTACTGCTAATAATTGTCTTTAGGCTTTAGACTTcacatatgagagagagagagagatcactgGTTGCATCAGCAGCTCCCAACGAGGCTAGTCGGAGACTTGCAAGTTGGTGTAATagttttaggtattggtatcgagCTGTATACAAAATCAAACAGTTTTGCCCTAAAAATCCGTATACGAAATCTAACAGTTTTGCCCTAAAAAATATTGCTACCATATTGTATTTTGACAATTATACCCTATTCTGTATTGGTATCAGTATCTGTGtcacctaaaccctagaatATAGTGCAAGAACCCTAAGGGAATAGTTTTGGTAATCCTGTCTTCACCATGTATTTTAAGACACCCCTTaacctctcttttctcctcctttcccttccctttctcAATCCCTTTATAGTAGTTGTAGTTAGAAGTCTAATATATACGATAGGCTTATTTatgaaccatttttttttagagggggggggggggttgtgacAGGTCTCATATGATGTGAATATCTTGCAACATATCCGGGAAACAAGGATCTTGGAAAGGAATTGTGAAATTGGGATACAGGGTTACAAATACAGTACCAACATTTAGGGTAGTTTCCACAATACCAAGGAAAACCTGATTTTATTCTCGACACATTGGTCAAGAAGtgcaataagtaaaataatAGATAAATCACTTGAGACCATGAAAGATTAAAGTtaatctgaaaacccaaaatagagatGAGAATATCCTTAAATTTGATACTtctgcaagagagagagagagagagagagagagagagagagttcatgAAGTGCGTAAACCTGGAAAAAGATCTTGTGcagccatggcgggagctgcacaggtgcagcaccgctaaacgacagcaaaaacaggggtaaggtagtcattaaACAGGTGGGTCCcccctgggccccacatgtgaaatgaccacacCCCCGACCCTatatttggggtggttttcgtgctgcacctgtgcagctcccgccacgg is drawn from Telopea speciosissima isolate NSW1024214 ecotype Mountain lineage chromosome 1, Tspe_v1, whole genome shotgun sequence and contains these coding sequences:
- the LOC122661742 gene encoding uncharacterized protein LOC122661742 isoform X2, encoding MSIICGLPLLECVYCLACARWAWKRCLHSGGHDSENWGLATAEEFEPVPRLCRLILAGYEDDLRHPLWAPPGGYRINPDWVILRKTDEEIHGRAPSYIIYLDHDNADIVLTIRGLNMGKESDYAVLLDNKLGQRKFDGGYVHNGLLNAAVWILDAECELLRELVEKYPNYTLTFTGHSLGSGVAALLTMVVVQNRDKLGNIDRKRVRCYAIAPARCMSLNLAVRYADIINSVVLQDDFLPRTSTPLEDIFKSLFWMGRFPPVVRTAVPVDGRFEHIVISCNATSDHAIIWIEREAQKALDLLLERDRIIEIPTKQRMERQETIAREHSEEYKAALKRAVTLAVPHAFSPSPYGTFDEQENSSSTSGEASLETSEKSKRKESWDDLSERLFDKDESGHMVLKK
- the LOC122661742 gene encoding uncharacterized protein LOC122661742 isoform X1 — protein: MSIICGLPLLECVYCLACARWAWKRCLHSGGHDSENWGLATAEEFEPVPRLCRLILAGYEDDLRHPLWAPPGGYRINPDWVILRKTDEEIHGRAPSYIIYLDHDNADIVLTIRGLNMGKESDYAVLLDNKLGQRKFDGGYVHNGLLNAAVWILDAECELLRELVEKYPNYTLTFTGHSLGSGVAALLTMVVVQNRDKLGNIDRKRVRCYAIAPARCMSLNLAVRYADIINSVVLQDDFLPRTSTPLEDIFKSLFCLPCLLCLGCMKDTCIPDEKMLKDPRRLYAPGRLYHIVERKPFRMGRFPPVVRTAVPVDGRFEHIVISCNATSDHAIIWIEREAQKALDLLLERDRIIEIPTKQRMERQETIAREHSEEYKAALKRAVTLAVPHAFSPSPYGTFDEQENSSSTSGEASLETSEKSKRKESWDDLSERLFDKDESGHMVLKK